One stretch of Nocardia higoensis DNA includes these proteins:
- a CDS encoding transglycosylase SLT domain-containing protein, protein MATWPSYSAGSARIYLRPALSKTFKVDTKALLKPIDESLKVTVSPKLMVGFKTDLRDKVKVASEGINPNIVFKPTLMKGFKTDLRSKAKTAATGVDQKILFAPKLATGFKTSLRTAVTNSLKDYKPAIEFTPELREGFRVDLKTAVGGVKSHLRSETLIEFRPALAKGFRADLKTKLTTSTGTLKPKIPVDVDLTQATAQLEAFRAAQAAIPLTMNVNIDTASAMAQLLALRTLVGAIGQETSALGAGGLGGTTRRLTGNIFTRPIRAIRLQVEIDRASVARAEAEVANIAARLEQAQRAHGDATDNTRLAQQKYNEVMARSTATDSQKMAALQRLTRARRTEADELGRVTGLMNQQRDADDRLDRARRNRDGFGSKFLAGWNGLNSALTDATKNMFSFRNLTSLATTGLVALAAVSMVPLIGQLVQAAGVIGLIPAALSGAAAVIGTLVVGTRGLSDAFTAAGKAADSAGEDAETKAKNIANAQKQQASAAKQVAQAARGITTAERGVRDAQKNTLRAQEQLNRARKTAKDDIDDLNRALGRTALTEESAAIAVAEAQRSLFETFSDPNSDAIDRARAQNSVKQALADQEDTIRENQRLAEKAAEANALGVEGSDAVVSAKEAVTSAVEAEGDANQALIDAYGTLADAQASYVEAQQAVTDATNKGSTAVEEYEKALGKLSPAARNFVEQMVALKEPFGELRRAIQDRLFDKMGDSVSNLARNWIPTLQTGLGKIAEQLNIGIRNALADLDTQASRNKMSTIFDNVAASIQPALNGINDLVQGFLSLSGVGSEFMLGGAQDFQGFAKSFREWAESPEGQQKFRDFLKESLDTFRDIIGVVRELGGVIKEIFAGSDETGESWLTSLRDTFQGWKEFLGTPEGQKSIKDFFADVKATVEGIVDALKLAHDIVDFFTPGEQEEPKPPEVWGATGNDGGETGYGTPGPVDPKAVDPSKTRKIPASQGGGTEYYNYDGERVDKHGNRLDHAGGIFPGVREGSIGDRVLDFADDTTMSPGENSEKPEGAPRGGRGGSFVMQNADNWFPEETAAKVGARLQGMTKQFASVHDSARTEIGEGVPTQFNFMQTGVDDFSTWFAGAGREGINDSLEGVATDTETGLTNATSQWGKFGASVDSVVTTTTGTGVLGKLRTAFSELPGFFSQIVSGVGSSLSSLATQFQGPINAVVDVLNSFGDVWNKVADKIGLPKWEPLEHVQAALSPGTSGGGFSKPLVGARAMGGPGGPVHGPGNGKDDRAGLYRLSRGEHVWTADEVRAAGGHEAMYQMRNSVLRGGGQQSRGDGFSEGGGIVSTSDPLDPIQMHLWDLVRSAIPSAILTSGKRFADVGAGFDYHMQGKAIDLGGPMQQIARWIYETYPQSAELIHWPLNGWQNLNDGAPFNFGSSTNAQHQDHVHWAADGFLTQLSDEEKQSLFDRVRSGIGSMFSGGKSFLIDNLLAKPLRGLADNVPDIPGLGEFGQIPKAFARKMADTVINWVTERFGGAGGTGEPVDYDPSWGVEHWRDMAKEAMRRVGFNPDDEQQVNAMLAQIKSESGGNPNIAQQVVDVNGTGEQAGVGLLQVIPSTYEAYRDPELPNNRRDPFSNMVAALRYYRNRYGNDLTTVWGKGHGYDQGGIFPHGTFGFNASGLPEAVLTNPQWKMFEAFIRQMPGMEQKLQALPMPVDSNGKPLDSGNPANFAGINPDGTPGPYGVPINPGVDTLPMVGEKAKERFTGAFQTGFNDLVSSTLDPLGIPDPRTLIPSEVTAYAGTLDSWHKARIASAQASAALSNSGYQAAAAPATGTANQVIRSNGNGSTSMASYDYSTTINLTPRDTNEAFRQAQQIADLRAIQHTATARG, encoded by the coding sequence ATGGCGACATGGCCCAGCTATAGCGCAGGTAGCGCCAGGATCTACCTGCGCCCGGCACTCAGCAAGACCTTCAAGGTCGACACTAAAGCTCTCCTGAAGCCGATCGACGAATCCCTGAAGGTCACCGTCTCCCCGAAGCTGATGGTGGGCTTCAAAACCGACCTGCGCGACAAAGTGAAGGTCGCCTCCGAAGGCATCAACCCCAACATCGTCTTCAAACCCACCCTGATGAAGGGCTTCAAAACAGACCTCCGCAGCAAGGCGAAGACCGCCGCGACAGGTGTCGACCAAAAGATCCTGTTCGCCCCGAAGCTCGCCACCGGGTTCAAGACGTCCCTGCGAACCGCAGTCACCAACTCGCTGAAGGACTACAAGCCGGCCATCGAGTTCACGCCCGAACTGCGCGAAGGGTTCCGCGTCGACCTGAAAACCGCTGTCGGCGGCGTCAAATCACATCTCCGGTCAGAGACATTGATCGAGTTCCGGCCCGCGCTCGCGAAGGGCTTCCGCGCAGACCTGAAAACGAAGCTCACAACCTCCACCGGCACCTTGAAACCGAAGATTCCGGTCGACGTCGACCTCACCCAGGCCACCGCACAGTTGGAGGCGTTCCGGGCCGCTCAGGCCGCCATCCCGTTGACGATGAACGTCAACATCGACACCGCATCCGCGATGGCCCAACTGCTCGCCCTCCGCACCCTCGTTGGCGCGATCGGCCAGGAAACATCCGCTCTCGGCGCAGGCGGGCTCGGCGGCACCACACGCCGCCTGACCGGCAACATCTTCACCCGCCCGATTCGCGCGATCAGGTTGCAGGTGGAGATCGACAGGGCGTCTGTTGCCCGCGCTGAAGCCGAGGTTGCGAACATCGCGGCCCGCCTGGAGCAGGCGCAACGCGCACACGGCGACGCCACCGACAACACTCGCCTGGCGCAACAGAAATACAACGAAGTCATGGCGCGATCCACCGCCACCGACTCACAGAAAATGGCTGCCCTCCAAAGGCTCACACGCGCACGACGCACAGAAGCCGACGAGTTGGGCCGCGTCACCGGGCTCATGAACCAGCAGCGAGACGCAGACGACCGACTGGATAGGGCACGCCGAAACCGCGACGGCTTCGGCAGCAAATTCCTCGCCGGCTGGAACGGGTTGAACAGCGCCCTCACCGACGCCACCAAAAACATGTTCTCGTTCCGCAACCTGACGAGCCTCGCCACCACTGGTCTCGTCGCCCTCGCCGCCGTGTCTATGGTCCCGCTGATCGGGCAGCTCGTTCAAGCGGCAGGCGTTATCGGGTTGATCCCAGCAGCCCTGTCGGGCGCTGCGGCGGTCATCGGAACCCTCGTGGTCGGCACTCGCGGCTTGTCGGATGCGTTCACCGCAGCCGGGAAAGCCGCCGATAGTGCTGGCGAGGATGCGGAGACGAAGGCGAAGAACATCGCCAACGCCCAAAAGCAGCAGGCCAGCGCCGCAAAGCAGGTGGCGCAGGCTGCTCGCGGTATCACCACTGCTGAACGCGGCGTCAGGGATGCGCAAAAGAACACGCTTCGCGCACAAGAGCAGTTGAACCGCGCACGGAAGACCGCCAAGGACGACATTGACGACCTCAACCGCGCGTTGGGTCGGACCGCTTTGACGGAAGAGTCCGCAGCTATCGCTGTCGCTGAAGCCCAAAGGTCACTTTTTGAGACCTTTTCAGACCCGAACTCGGATGCCATCGACAGGGCGCGCGCCCAGAACAGCGTCAAGCAGGCTCTGGCGGATCAGGAAGACACTATCCGCGAGAACCAACGCCTCGCCGAGAAGGCGGCGGAGGCTAATGCTCTCGGCGTGGAGGGCTCCGACGCGGTGGTTTCCGCGAAGGAGGCTGTCACTTCTGCTGTTGAGGCTGAGGGGGACGCGAATCAGGCGTTGATCGACGCTTATGGCACGCTCGCGGACGCGCAAGCCTCGTATGTGGAGGCGCAGCAGGCGGTTACGGACGCCACTAATAAGGGTTCGACCGCGGTCGAAGAGTATGAGAAGGCGCTCGGGAAACTGTCGCCTGCTGCACGCAATTTCGTGGAGCAGATGGTGGCGTTGAAGGAGCCGTTCGGTGAACTCCGTCGCGCCATCCAGGACCGCTTGTTCGACAAGATGGGCGACTCTGTCTCCAACCTGGCCCGCAACTGGATACCAACCCTGCAAACCGGTCTCGGCAAGATCGCCGAACAACTGAACATCGGCATCCGCAACGCACTCGCAGACCTCGACACCCAAGCGTCCCGCAACAAAATGTCGACCATCTTCGACAACGTCGCGGCCTCTATCCAGCCAGCCCTCAACGGCATCAACGACCTCGTGCAAGGCTTCCTGTCCCTGTCCGGTGTCGGCTCAGAGTTCATGCTCGGCGGCGCCCAGGACTTCCAGGGATTCGCAAAGTCATTCCGCGAGTGGGCTGAATCCCCGGAAGGTCAGCAGAAGTTCCGGGACTTCCTGAAGGAATCGCTGGACACCTTCCGCGACATCATCGGCGTGGTCCGCGAACTCGGCGGCGTCATCAAAGAGATCTTCGCCGGCTCCGACGAAACCGGCGAATCCTGGCTGACAAGCCTGCGGGACACGTTCCAGGGTTGGAAAGAGTTCCTGGGCACACCTGAAGGCCAGAAGTCGATCAAGGACTTCTTCGCCGATGTCAAAGCAACAGTTGAGGGCATCGTCGATGCTTTGAAGCTGGCTCATGACATCGTCGACTTCTTCACCCCCGGCGAGCAGGAAGAACCGAAACCCCCAGAGGTTTGGGGCGCGACAGGCAACGATGGCGGCGAAACCGGGTACGGCACGCCCGGCCCGGTTGATCCGAAAGCTGTCGACCCGTCGAAGACCCGCAAAATCCCTGCCTCCCAGGGCGGCGGCACCGAGTACTACAACTACGACGGTGAGCGGGTCGACAAGCACGGCAACCGCCTCGACCATGCTGGCGGCATCTTCCCTGGTGTCCGTGAAGGGTCGATCGGTGATCGTGTCCTCGATTTCGCTGACGACACCACCATGTCGCCGGGCGAGAACAGCGAGAAACCGGAAGGCGCACCTCGCGGTGGCCGCGGCGGCTCGTTCGTCATGCAGAACGCGGACAACTGGTTCCCGGAGGAGACAGCCGCGAAGGTCGGGGCTCGCCTGCAAGGGATGACGAAACAGTTCGCGTCCGTCCATGATTCGGCGCGCACTGAGATCGGCGAAGGTGTCCCCACCCAGTTCAACTTCATGCAAACCGGGGTCGACGATTTTTCGACCTGGTTCGCTGGGGCGGGCCGGGAAGGCATCAATGACAGCCTGGAAGGTGTCGCTACAGACACCGAAACCGGTCTGACGAACGCCACGAGCCAGTGGGGCAAGTTCGGTGCCAGCGTCGACAGTGTCGTCACAACCACCACCGGCACAGGTGTCCTCGGGAAACTGCGGACCGCGTTCTCCGAACTGCCAGGCTTCTTCAGCCAGATTGTGTCCGGTGTTGGTTCCAGCCTGTCCAGTCTCGCCACCCAATTCCAAGGCCCCATCAACGCGGTCGTGGATGTCCTCAACAGTTTCGGCGACGTATGGAACAAGGTGGCCGACAAGATCGGCCTCCCGAAGTGGGAGCCACTGGAGCATGTACAGGCAGCTCTCTCGCCCGGAACCTCGGGCGGCGGTTTTTCGAAGCCGCTGGTTGGGGCTCGTGCGATGGGTGGTCCTGGCGGCCCGGTTCATGGCCCTGGTAACGGGAAGGACGACCGGGCCGGCTTGTACCGGCTGTCTCGCGGCGAACATGTGTGGACTGCGGATGAGGTGCGCGCTGCTGGCGGGCACGAAGCCATGTACCAGATGCGGAATTCGGTTCTGCGGGGCGGCGGCCAGCAGTCGCGTGGTGACGGGTTCTCGGAGGGCGGCGGCATCGTCTCCACCTCGGACCCGTTGGACCCGATCCAAATGCATTTGTGGGATCTGGTCCGGTCCGCGATACCGTCCGCGATCCTCACCAGCGGCAAGAGGTTCGCTGATGTGGGCGCCGGATTCGACTATCACATGCAAGGTAAGGCGATCGACCTCGGCGGGCCTATGCAGCAGATCGCCCGCTGGATTTACGAAACCTACCCGCAGTCAGCCGAACTCATTCACTGGCCGTTGAACGGCTGGCAGAACCTGAATGATGGGGCGCCGTTCAACTTCGGTTCGTCCACGAACGCCCAGCATCAGGATCACGTGCATTGGGCGGCTGACGGGTTCCTCACCCAGTTGTCGGACGAGGAGAAGCAAAGCCTGTTCGACCGGGTCCGGTCGGGTATCGGGTCGATGTTCTCGGGCGGCAAATCCTTCTTGATCGACAACCTGCTTGCCAAGCCTCTGCGTGGTCTCGCCGACAACGTCCCCGACATTCCGGGGCTCGGCGAGTTCGGGCAAATCCCGAAAGCGTTCGCCCGCAAAATGGCGGACACCGTCATCAACTGGGTCACAGAGCGATTCGGTGGCGCAGGCGGCACGGGGGAGCCGGTCGACTACGACCCGTCGTGGGGTGTCGAACACTGGCGGGACATGGCGAAAGAAGCCATGCGACGAGTCGGGTTCAACCCGGACGACGAGCAGCAAGTCAACGCCATGTTGGCGCAGATCAAGAGCGAATCCGGGGGCAACCCGAACATCGCTCAACAGGTCGTCGACGTCAACGGGACCGGCGAACAGGCGGGTGTTGGTCTCCTACAGGTCATTCCCTCCACCTACGAGGCATACCGAGACCCCGAACTGCCCAACAACCGCCGCGACCCCTTCTCCAACATGGTCGCAGCGTTGCGCTACTACCGGAACAGGTACGGCAACGACCTCACCACCGTGTGGGGCAAGGGCCACGGCTACGACCAGGGCGGCATCTTCCCCCACGGCACATTCGGATTCAACGCCTCCGGACTCCCGGAAGCAGTCCTCACGAATCCGCAATGGAAAATGTTTGAAGCGTTCATCCGGCAAATGCCAGGCATGGAACAGAAGCTTCAAGCCCTGCCGATGCCGGTCGACAGCAACGGGAAACCACTCGACTCCGGTAATCCCGCCAACTTCGCCGGCATCAATCCGGACGGCACACCAGGCCCTTACGGTGTCCCGATCAATCCTGGTGTGGACACGCTGCCGATGGTGGGGGAGAAGGCGAAAGAACGGTTCACAGGAGCCTTCCAAACCGGGTTCAACGATCTGGTTTCCAGCACCTTGGACCCGCTCGGCATACCGGACCCGCGCACCCTGATCCCATCCGAAGTCACCGCCTACGCGGGCACTTTGGACTCCTGGCATAAAGCCCGCATCGCCTCCGCGCAAGCCTCCGCAGCCCTGTCTAACAGTGGCTATCAGGCCGCGGCGGCACCAGCGACAGGCACCGCCAACCAGGTGATCAGGTCCAACGGTAATGGGTCGACGTCGATGGCGTCCTACGACTATTCGACGACCATCAACCTCACGCCCCGCGACACCAATGAGGCGTTCCGTCAAGCCCAGCAGATCGCTGATCTCCGTGCTATCCAGCACACCGCTACCGCGAGAGGTTAA
- a CDS encoding phage gene 29 protein family protein, with product MTEVDQSPRLKPGDFPEQALVNPDCPEEAFLWMFSGLPGMSGAPLPFPVEYLKQVSRRLWDCGARPMGSTVPPEQKIKYQRPMQTDPHWLTSPGVWVDINEPDRDQFDIKEFVSSLPQDAKRQLAEALGFDPVTALPPDQRMIEAYEGAGKPRTPQTGKPSRDGAYVTNEPVRDPGWNPCEHPVAEVLKYLEQADEDERERVLAIERYLSNKPRKTILDRFPEVA from the coding sequence ATGACTGAAGTTGATCAGTCGCCACGCCTGAAGCCTGGCGACTTCCCCGAACAAGCTCTCGTCAACCCGGACTGCCCGGAAGAGGCATTCCTGTGGATGTTCAGCGGCCTGCCGGGCATGTCGGGCGCCCCGCTGCCTTTCCCGGTCGAGTACCTGAAGCAGGTCAGCCGCCGGCTGTGGGATTGTGGCGCGCGTCCGATGGGGTCGACGGTGCCACCGGAGCAGAAGATCAAGTATCAGCGCCCGATGCAGACGGACCCGCACTGGCTCACCAGTCCTGGCGTGTGGGTGGACATCAACGAGCCGGATCGGGATCAGTTCGACATCAAAGAGTTCGTCAGCAGTCTCCCGCAGGACGCGAAACGGCAGTTGGCGGAAGCGCTGGGGTTTGATCCGGTGACTGCTCTCCCACCTGATCAGCGGATGATCGAAGCGTATGAGGGTGCGGGGAAGCCGCGCACACCTCAAACGGGGAAGCCGTCACGTGACGGCGCGTATGTGACTAACGAACCTGTCCGCGATCCGGGCTGGAATCCCTGTGAACATCCTGTCGCCGAAGTCTTGAAGTACTTGGAGCAGGCGGACGAGGACGAACGCGAGCGCGTGTTGGCGATTGAACGCTACCTGTCCAACAAGCCCCGTAAGACCATCCTCGACCGATTCCCGGAGGTGGCCTGA
- a CDS encoding N-acetylmuramoyl-L-alanine amidase codes for MAAPQFTEINRLGNSRSSRYGARVRHVLLHSQEGDGTAESLAAYLNNPANGVSYHYTIRGGIVVDVVDTDYASWSVLDANSCTINICFAGSRASWSRQQWLAIDLDLRIAAYIAVQDARKYGFSTDVIKPPYRRADGISDHAYVTKALGIGTHTDVGANFPWDVFESYVREYANPAAVAPVNLIDQEAARATWLGARKTKGENGCPDGEGRWADFENGSIYWHPRTGAHAVPRSIYEAWAERQWETGPLGYPVGDHAVLNGPDGKPWGDVQGFEGGALYRKYGQPGFWVHGEIRNRWNRSGFENGPYGWPTSDEQPFDTGSFQDFEYGRIYWTPRQTLGLLHGDGPDKPVPDAA; via the coding sequence ATGGCTGCACCCCAGTTCACTGAAATCAACCGGCTCGGCAATTCGCGGTCCAGCCGCTACGGCGCCCGTGTGCGGCATGTGCTGCTGCATTCGCAGGAAGGCGACGGCACCGCGGAGTCGCTGGCCGCCTACCTGAACAACCCCGCCAACGGTGTCTCCTACCACTACACGATCCGCGGCGGCATCGTCGTTGATGTCGTGGACACCGATTACGCCTCGTGGTCGGTGCTCGACGCCAACAGTTGCACGATCAACATCTGTTTCGCGGGCTCCCGTGCGTCGTGGTCTCGCCAGCAGTGGCTTGCGATTGACCTTGATCTGCGGATCGCGGCCTACATCGCCGTCCAGGACGCACGGAAATACGGTTTCTCGACTGACGTGATCAAACCCCCGTATCGGCGCGCGGATGGCATCTCCGATCACGCCTACGTCACGAAGGCGTTGGGGATCGGCACCCACACTGATGTGGGCGCGAACTTTCCGTGGGACGTGTTCGAAAGCTATGTCCGTGAGTACGCGAACCCTGCCGCGGTCGCTCCCGTGAATCTGATCGACCAGGAGGCGGCACGCGCTACCTGGTTGGGCGCCCGGAAGACGAAGGGCGAGAACGGCTGCCCGGACGGTGAAGGCCGCTGGGCGGATTTCGAAAACGGGTCGATCTATTGGCATCCGCGTACGGGTGCTCATGCTGTGCCGCGCTCGATCTATGAGGCGTGGGCGGAACGGCAGTGGGAGACTGGTCCGCTCGGCTACCCGGTCGGTGATCATGCGGTTTTGAACGGCCCGGACGGTAAGCCGTGGGGGGACGTACAAGGCTTTGAGGGCGGCGCCCTGTACCGAAAGTACGGGCAGCCCGGTTTCTGGGTGCATGGCGAGATCCGTAACCGCTGGAACCGCAGTGGTTTCGAGAACGGCCCGTACGGCTGGCCCACGAGCGATGAGCAGCCTTTCGACACCGGCTCGTTTCAGGACTTCGAGTACGGCCGCATCTATTGGACGCCCCGCCAGACGTTGGGCCTGCTGCATGGTGACGGCCCAGACAAACCTGTCCCTGACGCCGCCTGA